The genomic window TCCAGTTTAATTTTACTAGTAAACTTCCAATTTTTTTTCCCGTTAGTTATAGTTGTAGTAGTAATATAGTTTCCATCATCTAAGTTAGCCTTGTCAAACATAGGTATCTCTATATCTGAATTAGGTGCCATAGTGTACTTATCAACAGAAAAGGTATCTAATACTTTATCTGATCCTTCCTTTTTTAAAGTACTTTCTATTTTAATATTATTTACTATTTTTGCAACATCATTTCTAAAACTAACATTAATATAATTATTTTTCACAAAGCTGTCATTATCTTTAAACCTAGTACTCAGTTCCTTATTGTTTTCTTTCAAAGATATAGTGTAAACATACGAATACTCGTTATCTATTGAAACAGATTCATTACTTACGTGGCTAGAAGTATTTTTTTTTGTTCCTGTAATTTTACAGCACCTAAAATAATACCGTCAAACTCTTTTTTAGGCAAATTAAGTTTGATTTCTAATTTTTTAGATTCATACGGTTTTAATTCAATTGATTTAGGTACATCTACAATATCAGTTAGTTTTAAAACATCTTCTTCTTTTATTTTAGTAGGTACTGTATAATTCAAGATTCCAGATGAACTGGTCGATGCATTTTGAACAGAAACATCTACCTTTAATGATTTATTCGTTTCATTTTTGACATTTGTTATTAAGGTTTGTTTACTATCTGGTTTTACTTCTAAGTCAAAATATGTGGCCTCTTTATCAATTTGATTTTTAGGTATTTCATTATAATATGAAAATTTTAGTTCATTAGACACACTGTCTTCATTTAAAGCATTAACACTAATCTCTAAAGTTATTAACATAAAATATATAATAAAGATAGAAAGCACTATTTTTTTCATTTTTTACACTCTTTCATCAATTAATTTCGTATTGATAGCTTAGATGATATTTTTCCTTTAACTGAATCTCTAGGTATAAAGCCAAAATCCCTGCTATCAACAGTACTATTTCGATTATCTCCTAAAACAAAATAATAGTCACTTGGCACCTCGTCTTTACCAACTACTTCTTGTAAACTAAAGTCTTCAGTAAGTATCATCGGCTCCATCATTTTCTTTTTATTATTTAAATACGGTTCATTTATATTTACATTGTTCACATATAATTCATCATCTTTATATTTTATTTTATCTGTAGGCATACCAATTACCCTTCTAACTAGATATTCATTAGGCCTATTGGGATTTCTAAAATAAATCAAATCAAAACGTTTTATAGAAGCATGCTTATCTATAATTAATATGTCATTATTACGAATATTAGGCGTCATAGAATAACCATCCATATATCCAATTGAGAAGAAAAATTGAAAAGAAACAATCACCGTAATAAATGCAATACTCATAGATATACTAAAGACTTTTATGTCAAATAGTTTAAAAAAAGTTGTATTCTTTTTATTCTTTTTATTCTTTTTATTCTTTTTATTCTTTTTATTCTTTTTATTCTTTTTATTCTTTTTATTCTTTTTATTCTTTTTATTCTTTTTATTCTTTTTATTCTTTTTGATTAATACCTTTTTGGATTTCTTTTCGTACATGTCGAGTAAATTATTTATCATATTAAATTTAAAAAAAGTCATTAAGTTCACCAAATATTTTTATACATTATTTTTTTTGCTTTAATGAGTCCTCATTAATCTTATAATACTCTAGTGCTTGTTTCTGGACAGATTTTATATTTTTTATATCCTCTTGGTACTCCCCTATATTACTTTTTATATTATTAAAATTTTCAGCGGCAACGTTGACACCAAATTGACCTAATCTAGAGTAATATCTATTTAATAATACTTGAGATTCTTTTGTTCCTCTATCACTTCCACTTTTAGAAGAATAAGTAGATATTTTTAGGGCTAATGAATGAATATTTTCTTCCGTTTTTTTAGAGTCATCTTTTTCTGCTACTTTAAGCTGTTCCTCTACTTGATTTAACAAATAATAACCAAAAACTAAATTATCCATATCTTCATCTTGCAAATTAGTCGACTGATACCACTTTAAATAAAAAGTTGATCCTCCCACTATAATTATCCCAATAATTGAAAGAAAGACTCTACGTATATATATTTTTTTTATTTTAGTAATATTGTTTAGTTCTCTCTTTACTTTCTTATTCTTTCTTTTTATATTTTTTAATTTCTTTATTTTTCCAGATAAAATCAGATTTCTGAAAAAAATACAAAAAAACTAATAAATAGTAAAATAGTGATTGAAAAACCAATAATCAGCAACCAATCAAATAAAGTCATATTAATTACACCCTTTTACTATTTTTTTCTTTTTTTACTTGTTTTTTTAGATACTTTCTTTTTAGTAATATATCTGTAAATCATATAAATCACTATAATAACAACTAATACACTCACTACTATTGTAATAACAAGTTTAATATTAATGCCTCTCTCTTGAACAACGTAAACATCAGATTGATTAAATTTATCTGCTTGTTCATCCGTTACAGTAAAATCCTGATCCCATTTCCATTCTTTTCCATATCCTTTTAAGACGACATGCGCTGTATATTCACCCGCTTGCATTAATTCACCATTAAGACTAATTGGAAATGTCATTAACGTATTCGGTGCCATAGAAATATCCGTTTTTTTTCTTGTATACAAAACATCTTTTTTACCCTTATTTGTTATATCTACATTTAATGTTCGTAAATTGGCAATCATCGGCTGAGTATTCGCAATATCCACTAACATAGCATTTCTATAGTTTTCTTGACCTGCATATGCTTTCCTTAGAGTAAAGTCCGGTTGAACTTCTTTTTGATTATTAAATAATGTTACCCCAAATAAAAAAGCCATTTTATTATTAATTGCGGCAGCAGATTTTTCTTTATTTTCCTCTTGACCTTTTTCCATTAACTGGATTCCTCCAGTGATAATTCCATCAAATTCAACATCTGGCATACTAATATCTAAAACCAGCATGGCTTTCCCTTTGGCAGGAACTTTAACTTCCTCTGGAACTTTGACCACATCGGATAAATCATATTCCATGGTTTTATCTTTCTTAAAATCACTTTTGGAATATTCAATTACACCACTTCCATTAGTTCTCGCTCCACTTAAGGAAACTAAAACTGTCGTTTCTTTATCACCATAATTTTCTATTTCAACCTCAACTTGTTGTTTTTGACCTGGTTTCATTAATAGATTTAGTGCTTCCCCTTCTCCAACTTGATTTTCTGGATGAATGACTTTCTTGGAAAAACCAGTTGCTGCAAAAACAGTAAAACTATTGACTATAAAAAAGACGCAAACTATAAAAAAAGTTACTACCAATTTATATCTTGACTTCATGACCTATCCTCACTTAAAAAAGTTTTTATTATCATAAATAGAAGCACTAAAAAAAGTATTTTTAGTGCTTCTATGATTATTAATTAGAAAATATTTTATCCTTCTGTACTTGAACTACCAATTTCAGCAATTGTCCAAGTAATTTCTGCTACATAAGCATCTTTAGTAGATAAAGGTGTACCAGCTGGAACAGTTAGTGTTACAGAATTTCCAGTTGTGTCTGTCTCATTAGCAGGAACTACTGAATCTCCTGCATATACTGGTCTACCAAATTCTAATGTATATGTACCCCATCCAGTTTTACTATCTGCAGCTAGAAAATCAACAGATTCATTGTATTTTAATGTTTTGCTTCCTGGGCTTTGCAAATCGATTGCTGTTTTAGCATCACTTATTTCAGTATTTACAAAAGCATTATCATAGCTAATTGTTGCTCCTGTTAACTCGTTTACTGAATTAGTAAATTGTTTTGTCATTTTTGCACTTAATTTCCAACCATCGCCTCTTTTATCTGCTGATCTTTTGTCTGTTACTTGAACAAAATTACCACGATCAGCTTGTGTACCATCAGCTTTAGTTATTGTTTGTTTTGTTGCTTTATATACCCCTGTTCCGGTTGTTACATTTTGTGTCTCAAAATTTAAATTAGATACCCAATCAACACGTAGAGCTCCGTCGTTCTTATTATCTTGTCCGTCACCTGGGTTTGTTGGTTTTTTATCAGGATCTGTTTCTGGTTTTTCAGGGTCTACTGGGCCTCCACCAGGTGTAGTATCTTCTTGATATTGAATTGTACCTGTTCCGGTAACATTTTTAGCATCTGCTGCTCCGGCTGCCGCAAGTGTTGATGGTGCGAATAAAGATACCCCCAATCCTAATAATGCTAAAGATGAAACTAATTTTTTTGCTTTCATTTTAAAATCCTCCTAATTTTTTTATGTCAACTCGGACAATGTCCAAGTGAGCTCAGTTTTATATTTTGCTGGATGTTTTGTCGATTTACTTGGGACAAACAGCCTAATCGCTGAATTTTTGTATACACCATTATTATTAAATAATGGATTGGTTACTGGTTGTCCTTCAGCATTTAGTAACGGTGTTAATGTTTTTTCAATTCCTTCAATCTCCCCTGTTGAACCAAAAACGATTTCCCAGGTTCCAGCTCCTTTTCCTGGTTCTGCTTTGGCGATAGGATATGAAGCACCAATCTGTTCAATTTTTATAGCATCTTTTACAATAGTAGGTGAGTATTCTTTACTCATTGTTGAATTTGCCCACTGCTTGTCAAAAGATAAAATCACCCCCTTTAATTCTTCCTTTTTATCATCATCACTATAAAATTGAGTATCCTGCTTAACAGATAACTCCCAACCTGATATCTCCCCTCTATTGTCCGTAATTTGAACATGATTAGGGCGAGCACTCCTAGTATCAGAGAATAGCTGTGCATTTACTTCATAGACACTATCCTTTGAACTAATTGCTTGTGCTCCAAAGTGTAAATTAGGGATAAAATCAAACCTCAACAATCCTGAAGTTGAAGTATACTCACTTTCGGGTACATTTATAGCTTCCTCTGGATGTTCTGGATCAACAGGAACAGTTTTTTCATCATTTACTTCATATTGTACAATACCATTTCCAGTTGTATTTTTTGCATCTGCTGCATAAGTAAGTTTAGTAGTACTTTGTATTAAAGTTAAGAAGAGTAAGCCTGATATAATTTTTTTATTCAACCCTCTCACCAACTTTCTTCTTTTTGAAAAAGATTAGACCTATTATTACGGTTACGATTGCTCCTCCAAATACAACTGAATA from Vagococcus martis includes these protein-coding regions:
- the lepB gene encoding signal peptidase I; amino-acid sequence: MTFFKFNMINNLLDMYEKKSKKVLIKKNKKNKKNKKNKKNKKNKKNKKNKKNKKNKKNKKNKKNTTFFKLFDIKVFSISMSIAFITVIVSFQFFFSIGYMDGYSMTPNIRNNDILIIDKHASIKRFDLIYFRNPNRPNEYLVRRVIGMPTDKIKYKDDELYVNNVNINEPYLNNKKKMMEPMILTEDFSLQEVVGKDEVPSDYYFVLGDNRNSTVDSRDFGFIPRDSVKGKISSKLSIRN
- a CDS encoding DUF916 domain-containing protein, with the translated sequence MKKIVLSIFIIYFMLITLEISVNALNEDSVSNELKFSYYNEIPKNQIDKEATYFDLEVKPDSKQTLITNVKNETNKSLKVDVSVQNASTSSSGILNYTVPTKIKEEDVLKLTDIVDVPKSIELKPYESKKLEIKLNLPKKEFDGIILGAVKLQEQKKILLAT
- a CDS encoding WxL domain-containing protein encodes the protein MNKKIISGLLFLTLIQSTTKLTYAADAKNTTGNGIVQYEVNDEKTVPVDPEHPEEAINVPESEYTSTSGLLRFDFIPNLHFGAQAISSKDSVYEVNAQLFSDTRSARPNHVQITDNRGEISGWELSVKQDTQFYSDDDKKEELKGVILSFDKQWANSTMSKEYSPTIVKDAIKIEQIGASYPIAKAEPGKGAGTWEIVFGSTGEIEGIEKTLTPLLNAEGQPVTNPLFNNNGVYKNSAIRLFVPSKSTKHPAKYKTELTWTLSELT
- a CDS encoding WxL protein host-binding domain-containing protein, with translation MTGTKKNTSSHVSNESVSIDNEYSYVYTISLKENNKELSTRFKDNDSFVKNNYINVSFRNDVAKIVNNIKIESTLKKEGSDKVLDTFSVDKYTMAPNSDIEIPMFDKANLDDGNYITTTTITNGKKNWKFTSKIKLDSKETDDMDSIVESNKEDSNNKFIIMVYIVIVFFLLTSILYFILKKYKFK
- a CDS encoding WxL domain-containing protein, with product MKAKKLVSSLALLGLGVSLFAPSTLAAAGAADAKNVTGTGTIQYQEDTTPGGGPVDPEKPETDPDKKPTNPGDGQDNKNDGALRVDWVSNLNFETQNVTTGTGVYKATKQTITKADGTQADRGNFVQVTDKRSADKRGDGWKLSAKMTKQFTNSVNELTGATISYDNAFVNTEISDAKTAIDLQSPGSKTLKYNESVDFLAADSKTGWGTYTLEFGRPVYAGDSVVPANETDTTGNSVTLTVPAGTPLSTKDAYVAEITWTIAEIGSSSTEG
- a CDS encoding DUF3324 domain-containing protein, whose amino-acid sequence is MKSRYKLVVTFFIVCVFFIVNSFTVFAATGFSKKVIHPENQVGEGEALNLLMKPGQKQQVEVEIENYGDKETTVLVSLSGARTNGSGVIEYSKSDFKKDKTMEYDLSDVVKVPEEVKVPAKGKAMLVLDISMPDVEFDGIITGGIQLMEKGQEENKEKSAAAINNKMAFLFGVTLFNNQKEVQPDFTLRKAYAGQENYRNAMLVDIANTQPMIANLRTLNVDITNKGKKDVLYTRKKTDISMAPNTLMTFPISLNGELMQAGEYTAHVVLKGYGKEWKWDQDFTVTDEQADKFNQSDVYVVQERGINIKLVITIVVSVLVVIIVIYMIYRYITKKKVSKKTSKKRKK